A portion of the Salvelinus fontinalis isolate EN_2023a chromosome 32, ASM2944872v1, whole genome shotgun sequence genome contains these proteins:
- the LOC129831067 gene encoding nuclear receptor subfamily 0 group B member 2-like, translating to MFPLEEMKTTCHCSGYREQQHQPHTILYNILSRADSNYNNNNSMINNNHVNQYDYNMIMPHNCHCERRRAVCLKNPEGTCQVASDVLVKTIRFMKSLPSFSQLPVEDQLSLLRDCWVPLFSLGLAQEQTVFEVMDVPQASMLRRILLNSQGPQSEEEQEEEDEGKRSLPTLAGIHKLRSCLNRLWTLNLSPKEYAYLKGAMLFNPDVPGLSTTVFIDSLQQEAQRALQEVVLTLHPGDSGRFSRILLSTSALQAVSQSLITELFFRPVIGQANLFDLLSEMLFMRQEYS from the exons ATGTTTCCTCTTGAAGAGATGAAGACCACCTGTCACTGTTCAGGTTACCGGGAGCAACAACATCAGCCTCACACCATCCTGTACAATATCCTGAGCCGGGCAGACAgtaactacaacaacaacaacagcatgaTCAACAACAACCACGTGAACCAGTACGACTACAACATGATAATGCCTCACAACTGCCATTGCGAGCGGCGACGAGCAGTGTGTCTGAAGAACCCTGAGGGAACCTGTCAGGTGGCATCTGATGTTCTGGTCAAAACCATCCGCTTCATGAAGAGTTTACCCTCCTTCAGTCAGCTTCCAGTGGAGGATCAGCTATCTCTGCTGAGGGACTGCTGGGTGCCCCTGTTCTCTCTGGGCCTGGCCCAAGAACAGACTGTGTTCGAGGTGATGGATGTACCACAGGCTAGCATGCTGAGGAGGATTCTCCTTAACAGTCAGGGGCCACAGAGTGAGGAAGaacaagaggaggaggatgaggggaagAGGTCTCTGCCCACGCTGGCTGGAATACATAAACTCAGATCCTGTCTGAACAGACTGTGGACTCTGAATCTCAGCCCAAAGGAATATGCCTATCTGAAGGGTGCTATGCTGTTCAATCCAG ACGTCCCAGGACTGAGCACCACTGTATTCATCGACAGTCTCCAACAGGAGGCCCAGAGAGCTCTACAGGAGGTTGTCCTGACCCTTCACCCAGGAGACTCGGGTCGATTCAGCCGCATCCTACTATCAACTTCTGCCCTacaggctgtcagccaatcactCATCACAGAATTGTTCTTCAGACCTGTTATTGGTCAGGCGAATCTGTTTGACTTGTTAAGTGAGATGCTGTTTATGAGACAAGAGTATAGCTGA